The following coding sequences are from one Novosphingobium sp. Gsoil 351 window:
- a CDS encoding MbcA/ParS/Xre antitoxin family protein, with protein sequence MATRAAQNPERADVLGNAIIRIAGLWELSNAKLGSILGLSSATASRLRHGQARLDPTSKSFEAGQFLLRLFRGLDALMGSDDDAARRWLAADNLDLGGRPFDRLDTMRGLIEVCDYVDFHRARV encoded by the coding sequence ATGGCCACCCGCGCTGCTCAAAATCCCGAGAGAGCCGATGTACTAGGCAACGCGATCATTCGCATCGCCGGACTGTGGGAGCTGAGCAACGCCAAGCTCGGCTCGATCCTCGGCCTTTCGAGCGCGACCGCCTCACGGCTCCGCCATGGGCAGGCGCGACTCGATCCCACGTCGAAGTCGTTTGAGGCCGGGCAGTTCCTGCTGCGGCTGTTCCGCGGGCTCGATGCGCTGATGGGCAGCGACGATGACGCCGCTCGCCGCTGGCTTGCTGCCGACAACCTCGATCTCGGTGGCCGGCCGTTCGACCGGCTCGACACGATGCGGGGGCTGATCGAGGTCTGCGACTATGTGGACTTCCACCGCGCTCGCGTCTGA
- a CDS encoding RES family NAD+ phosphorylase gives MWTSTALASELRGYSGTVWRVVEAQHRISTARLAANPAEQALLEDLAEAVKPQLPVSARGLDYLLASPFRYGHGQASRFRRAHERPGIFYASETEATAIAETTYWRLRFFMRSPGFMPPATTTEHSSFSVKVTSDHALDLTLAPFAVDEARWTDPVDYSACQALAHAAREAGTQLIRTISARDPGRRCNLVVLDPIAFAERRPRSGRTWHLRFEAGQLVAFAAFPSRDRFAFTAGHFEL, from the coding sequence ATGTGGACTTCCACCGCGCTCGCGTCTGAGCTTCGCGGCTATTCGGGAACGGTGTGGCGGGTGGTCGAGGCCCAGCACCGAATCTCGACCGCGCGGCTCGCGGCCAATCCTGCCGAGCAGGCTCTGCTCGAGGACCTCGCAGAGGCGGTCAAGCCGCAGTTGCCCGTCAGTGCTCGCGGGCTCGACTATCTGCTCGCCTCGCCGTTTCGATACGGTCACGGCCAAGCCAGCCGCTTTCGCCGCGCTCACGAGCGTCCCGGCATTTTCTATGCGAGCGAGACCGAAGCGACCGCGATCGCCGAGACCACCTACTGGCGACTGCGCTTCTTCATGCGCTCGCCAGGGTTCATGCCGCCGGCCACGACCACCGAGCATTCGAGCTTCTCGGTCAAGGTCACCAGCGACCACGCGCTCGACCTGACGCTCGCGCCGTTCGCGGTCGACGAGGCCCGGTGGACCGATCCCGTTGACTATTCGGCGTGCCAGGCGCTTGCGCACGCGGCACGCGAAGCGGGAACGCAGCTCATCCGAACGATTTCGGCGCGCGATCCTGGGCGCCGCTGCAACCTGGTCGTGCTCGATCCGATAGCCTTTGCCGAGCGTCGACCGCGATCGGGACGGACCTGGCATCTGCGCTTCGAAGCCGGACAGTTGGTCGCTTTCGCGGCGTTTCCTTCGCGCGATCGGTTCGCATTCACCGCCGGGCACTTCGAGCTCTGA
- a CDS encoding sensor histidine kinase, protein MTAPSAPLSDAATRLSLALLASSKAPLVLLADDLTVIGASASFCSAFGLDPRSINGTQLVNLGNGEWNVPQLNSLLRATFEGAVAIDAYEMRLDRSGHDTACLVLNAHRLDYGEGEPRRIVLAVTDVTSARLAEKLKDELVLRNEILLRELQHRVANSLQIIASVLMQSARRVQSEETRSHLHNAHNRVMSIATLQSQLAVTSSDDVELRKYMRDLCASIGASMIDDPDRIIIGSSIEDVAAPANVAVSLGLIVTELVINALKHAFPGPLQQGRIEVDYLRSDGAWTLSVDDNGSGMGAEADAKPGLGTGIVEALARQLNAKVQTESSEHGTKVSVVHAG, encoded by the coding sequence ATGACTGCACCCTCTGCGCCGCTATCTGACGCTGCCACGCGGCTGTCGCTCGCACTGCTGGCATCGTCCAAGGCGCCGCTCGTGCTGCTTGCAGACGATCTGACCGTAATCGGTGCCAGCGCCTCATTCTGCAGCGCGTTCGGGCTCGATCCCCGCTCGATCAACGGAACGCAGCTAGTGAATCTCGGCAATGGCGAGTGGAATGTGCCCCAGCTCAACTCGCTCCTGCGCGCCACCTTCGAGGGCGCTGTGGCGATCGACGCCTACGAGATGCGGCTCGACCGGTCGGGCCACGATACCGCCTGTCTTGTTCTTAACGCCCACAGGCTCGACTATGGCGAGGGCGAACCACGCCGCATTGTTCTTGCTGTGACTGACGTCACCTCGGCGCGCCTCGCCGAGAAGCTCAAGGACGAGCTTGTCCTGCGCAATGAAATCCTGCTGCGCGAGCTCCAGCACCGCGTCGCCAACAGCTTGCAGATCATTGCGAGCGTTCTCATGCAGAGCGCACGGCGTGTGCAGTCGGAGGAAACCCGCTCGCACCTGCATAATGCACACAACAGGGTGATGTCGATCGCGACCCTGCAGTCGCAGCTCGCCGTGACGAGTTCGGACGATGTCGAGCTCAGGAAATACATGCGAGACCTGTGCGCGAGCATTGGAGCGTCGATGATCGACGATCCTGACCGGATCATCATCGGCTCGTCGATCGAAGATGTGGCTGCACCTGCCAACGTGGCGGTGAGCCTGGGACTGATTGTCACCGAACTTGTTATCAACGCGCTGAAACACGCTTTTCCCGGCCCTCTTCAGCAGGGGCGCATCGAAGTGGATTACTTGCGGAGCGACGGCGCCTGGACGCTATCGGTCGATGACAACGGCAGCGGCATGGGTGCTGAGGCTGATGCCAAGCCTGGGTTGGGCACCGGGATCGTCGAGGCTCTGGCAAGGCAGCTCAACGCCAAAGTGCAGACAGAGAGCTCGGAGCATGGCACCAAGGTTTCCGTCGTGCACGCCGGCTGA
- a CDS encoding response regulator: MSQSRGSRPDTSALGVSAAFKQPRIAAIVSRFLRSAQNDREVGDSGARRDYWRSTHGSFSPQPRYLYGRKGAGKRTFSYRAKALRPFIIVERNQHPPGPLEGCPDHASLLRSEVSHRAPSRRSTIHALIIEDEALIAMLIEDSLRQCGFTSFDFAISTEDAIRLAQRRCPDLITADVELNPGSGIDAVDAICDGPPVPVVFVTGSPQKLVERMPDHLLLLKPFDPSDLIAIAHVALGRAEAAVGN; encoded by the coding sequence GTGAGTCAGAGCCGCGGATCGCGCCCTGACACGTCGGCGCTTGGGGTGAGCGCAGCATTCAAACAGCCACGTATCGCAGCGATTGTAAGCAGATTCCTCCGATCGGCGCAGAATGACCGGGAGGTTGGCGACTCAGGCGCGCGCCGCGATTACTGGAGGTCCACGCACGGCTCTTTCTCGCCGCAGCCCAGATATTTGTATGGGCGGAAGGGAGCTGGCAAGCGGACGTTCAGCTATCGGGCCAAGGCGCTACGTCCATTTATTATTGTCGAGCGCAACCAACATCCCCCCGGTCCGTTAGAGGGATGTCCAGATCACGCTTCGTTGCTTCGATCCGAAGTTTCTCATCGTGCTCCATCCAGGAGAAGCACGATCCACGCCTTGATAATTGAGGATGAAGCTTTGATCGCCATGTTGATCGAAGATTCGCTCCGCCAATGCGGTTTTACCTCCTTCGACTTCGCCATTTCCACTGAAGACGCGATCCGGTTAGCCCAGCGCCGGTGCCCAGACTTGATCACGGCCGACGTCGAACTGAACCCGGGCAGCGGGATCGATGCGGTGGACGCGATCTGCGATGGTCCGCCGGTTCCAGTCGTCTTCGTGACAGGAAGCCCACAGAAGCTTGTCGAACGGATGCCGGATCATCTGCTGTTGCTCAAGCCCTTCGACCCGAGCGATCTTATCGCGATAGCGCATGTAGCGCTTGGGCGCGCTGAAGCGGCAGTAGGAAACTAA
- a CDS encoding co-chaperone GroES: MNFRPLHDRVLVRRVEAEAKTAGGIIIPDTAQEKPQEGEVVSAGSGTRAEDGAITPLDVKAGDKILFGKWSGTEVKVDGEDLIIMKESDILGVVE, encoded by the coding sequence ATGAACTTTCGCCCCCTTCATGATCGCGTGCTGGTTCGCCGGGTCGAGGCCGAGGCCAAGACAGCTGGCGGGATCATCATTCCCGATACCGCGCAGGAAAAGCCGCAGGAAGGCGAAGTTGTCTCGGCCGGCAGCGGGACGCGTGCCGAAGACGGCGCGATCACTCCGCTCGACGTCAAGGCTGGCGACAAGATCCTGTTCGGCAAGTGGTCGGGCACCGAAGTGAAGGTCGACGGCGAGGACCTGATCATCATGAAGGAATCCGACATCCTCGGCGTCGTCGAGTGA
- the groL gene encoding chaperonin GroEL (60 kDa chaperone family; promotes refolding of misfolded polypeptides especially under stressful conditions; forms two stacked rings of heptamers to form a barrel-shaped 14mer; ends can be capped by GroES; misfolded proteins enter the barrel where they are refolded when GroES binds): protein MAAKDVRFSAEAREGIARGVDILANAVRVTLGPKGRNVLLDKSYGSPRITKDGVTVAKEIELSDKFENMGAQLMRSVASKTHDHAGDGTTTATVLGQAIVREGLRSVAAGMNPMDLKRGIDLAVTKVVEDLKARSKPVSNNTEIAQVGIVSANGDEIVGQKIAEAMEKVGKEGVITVEEAKGMEFELETVDGMQFDRGYLSPYFITDPQRMEVELEDPYILIHEKKLSGLKDMLPILEAIAQSGRPLLIIAEDIEGEALATLVVNKLRGGLKVAAVKAPGFGDRRKAMLEDIAILTAGETVSEELGIKLENVTLEMLGTAKRVTIDKDNTTIVDGAGGADAIKGRVEAIRQQIENTTSDYDKEKLQERLAKLAGGVAIIKVGGASETEVKERKDRVDDALHATRAAVEEGIVPGGGTALLYASQALNNLTGANDDQTRGIDIVRRALQAPLRQIAQNAGHDGAVVVGNLLREGDQTMGFNAQTDTYENLIVSGVIDPTKVVRSALQDAASVAGLLITTEAAISDIVEDNPGIPAMPGGGMGGMGF from the coding sequence ATGGCAGCCAAAGACGTCCGATTTTCCGCCGAAGCGCGCGAAGGCATTGCCCGCGGCGTCGACATTCTCGCCAATGCGGTCCGGGTTACGCTGGGGCCCAAAGGCCGCAACGTGCTCCTCGACAAGAGCTACGGCTCACCGCGGATCACCAAGGACGGGGTAACCGTCGCCAAGGAAATCGAACTCAGCGACAAGTTCGAGAACATGGGCGCGCAGCTGATGCGCTCGGTTGCCTCCAAAACCCACGATCATGCGGGCGACGGCACGACCACCGCAACCGTGCTCGGCCAGGCCATCGTGCGCGAAGGATTGAGGTCGGTCGCAGCGGGCATGAACCCGATGGATCTCAAGCGCGGCATCGATCTTGCCGTCACCAAGGTGGTCGAAGACCTCAAGGCGCGCTCCAAGCCGGTCTCGAACAACACCGAGATTGCCCAGGTGGGGATCGTCTCTGCCAACGGCGACGAGATCGTGGGGCAAAAGATTGCCGAGGCGATGGAGAAGGTCGGCAAGGAAGGCGTGATCACTGTCGAAGAGGCCAAAGGCATGGAGTTCGAGCTCGAGACCGTTGACGGCATGCAGTTCGACCGGGGCTATCTTTCGCCCTACTTCATCACCGATCCGCAGCGGATGGAGGTCGAACTCGAGGACCCGTACATCCTGATCCATGAGAAGAAGCTCTCCGGGCTCAAGGACATGCTGCCCATCCTCGAGGCGATTGCCCAGTCGGGCCGGCCGCTGCTGATTATCGCCGAAGACATCGAAGGCGAGGCTCTGGCCACGCTGGTCGTCAACAAGCTGCGCGGCGGGCTCAAGGTCGCGGCAGTCAAGGCACCCGGGTTCGGTGATCGCCGCAAGGCGATGCTCGAAGATATCGCCATCCTGACCGCGGGCGAGACCGTCTCTGAGGAACTGGGGATCAAGCTCGAGAACGTCACGCTCGAGATGCTGGGCACAGCCAAGCGGGTCACCATCGACAAGGACAACACCACCATCGTCGATGGCGCCGGAGGGGCCGACGCCATCAAGGGCCGGGTCGAGGCCATCCGTCAGCAGATCGAGAATACGACTTCGGACTACGACAAGGAAAAGCTGCAGGAACGGCTGGCCAAGCTGGCCGGCGGCGTTGCCATCATCAAGGTTGGTGGGGCATCCGAGACCGAGGTCAAGGAACGCAAGGACCGCGTCGATGACGCGCTTCATGCGACTCGCGCGGCGGTCGAGGAAGGGATCGTTCCGGGCGGCGGCACCGCGCTGCTTTACGCCAGCCAGGCGCTCAACAACCTGACCGGTGCCAACGACGATCAGACCCGCGGCATCGACATCGTGCGCCGGGCGCTGCAGGCGCCGCTTCGTCAGATCGCCCAGAATGCCGGGCACGACGGGGCGGTGGTCGTTGGCAATCTGCTGCGCGAAGGAGATCAGACGATGGGGTTCAACGCCCAGACCGACACCTACGAGAACCTCATCGTGTCCGGCGTGATCGATCCGACCAAAGTGGTGCGCTCGGCGCTCCAGGATGCCGCGTCAGTCGCGGGCCTGCTCATCACCACCGAAGCCGCGATTTCCGACATCGTCGAGGATAACCCCGGCATACCAGCGATGCCAGGCGGCGGCATGGGGGGGATGGGCTTCTAA
- a CDS encoding GreA/GreB family elongation factor, giving the protein MSVAFRRDSDEEHLEPKFELPIPAGPNLVTKRGLELIASRVAELESEIDHAEEDALPALKRDLRYWQTRQITAEVMPPPASDNVEFGSKVTISLNGTPKTFQIVGSDEAEPAAGLVSFTAPLSRAVVGAAVGEVLPFGAVADAIRILEISSP; this is encoded by the coding sequence ATGAGCGTGGCATTCCGGCGTGACAGTGACGAGGAACATCTCGAGCCAAAGTTCGAGCTGCCGATCCCGGCTGGCCCTAATCTGGTGACAAAACGCGGCCTGGAACTCATCGCCAGTCGGGTAGCGGAACTGGAATCCGAGATTGACCATGCTGAAGAGGACGCTCTTCCGGCGCTCAAGCGGGACCTGCGCTATTGGCAGACCCGCCAGATCACGGCGGAAGTGATGCCCCCGCCGGCTTCGGACAACGTGGAATTCGGGTCGAAGGTCACCATCTCGCTGAATGGCACACCCAAGACATTTCAGATCGTGGGCAGCGACGAGGCCGAACCCGCGGCTGGCCTCGTCTCGTTCACCGCGCCGCTCTCCCGCGCGGTCGTCGGAGCAGCGGTTGGCGAGGTGCTCCCGTTTGGCGCTGTTGCCGACGCAATCAGAATCCTCGAGATCAGCTCGCCATGA
- a CDS encoding diacylglycerol kinase family protein: protein MTPLPKQAILVVNSMSRSGAEAFDEVRDKLAAAGVELLAAHAITDPDQMEPTICDAIAQAPMVIVGGGDGSLSTNVSSFMGKDTVFAIVPLGTANSFAGTLGIPKDIDSAVAVIANGERKRIDLGCIDGHFFVNAAAIGLSPMIAETVPPKLKRYLGMVGYLLWAARCAFKFRPFRVTVEYDDGRHKKVWATEVRIANGTHHGGVEMVESQEIDSGVIVIQAVTGKSVWGLGWSWFATVTKLRGRHGTTREFRGRKMRLGTQPRLDISIDGEIAARTPVTISVAKGAIEVAAPRDGQFQI from the coding sequence ATGACACCCCTCCCCAAACAAGCCATCCTCGTCGTCAACTCCATGAGCCGCAGTGGTGCCGAAGCGTTTGACGAAGTGCGTGACAAGCTGGCTGCCGCGGGAGTCGAACTCCTTGCCGCGCACGCCATCACCGATCCGGACCAGATGGAGCCGACCATTTGCGATGCAATCGCGCAGGCGCCGATGGTGATCGTGGGTGGCGGTGACGGATCGCTGTCGACCAACGTCAGTTCCTTCATGGGCAAAGACACCGTGTTCGCGATCGTACCGCTTGGCACCGCCAACAGCTTTGCGGGCACGCTTGGAATTCCCAAGGACATCGACAGCGCGGTCGCGGTCATTGCCAATGGAGAGCGCAAGCGGATCGATCTTGGCTGCATCGACGGACATTTCTTCGTCAATGCCGCGGCGATAGGCCTGTCGCCGATGATCGCCGAGACGGTGCCTCCTAAGTTGAAGCGCTACCTGGGTATGGTCGGTTATTTGCTCTGGGCGGCGCGCTGCGCGTTCAAGTTCCGGCCGTTCCGAGTGACCGTCGAGTACGACGATGGGCGACACAAGAAAGTCTGGGCGACCGAGGTTCGGATCGCCAACGGCACGCATCACGGCGGAGTCGAAATGGTCGAGAGTCAGGAAATTGATAGCGGAGTGATTGTCATTCAGGCCGTCACCGGGAAAAGCGTATGGGGTCTGGGTTGGAGCTGGTTCGCGACGGTGACAAAGCTGCGCGGAAGGCACGGCACGACACGTGAGTTTCGGGGGCGCAAAATGCGGCTTGGCACCCAGCCCCGGCTCGATATTTCGATCGACGGCGAGATAGCAGCGCGAACCCCGGTAACAATCAGCGTCGCGAAAGGCGCCATTGAGGTGGCGGCACCCCGCGACGGGCAGTTCCAAATATAA
- a CDS encoding efflux RND transporter periplasmic adaptor subunit: MSEVETETMPRTGLALAREMLATHADPPIGKTLEFSLVEVDEGHAVFAGTPGRHAYNPMGIVHGGYAATLLDSACGIATLTRLPEGHKFTTLELKVAYHKAMDERTGPVRAEATVTSIGRRGGLCRRTALRCQWPAFGVGDLDPAGDSAMNAHSAIMADGDMNVVAEAPLASKRSRKPLLAGAVALAVAAAGTAWLLAPRTHESTDNAYLEADSTAVAPRISGQVAAVLVRDNQPVHAGDPLLRIDSQDYDARLLAAQAAVADAHAQVMSARAALAALDPQEGLALAERRAASTAISAADAEYARASADSVRFRELGSRGFATRRDVERLNAAAVSAASLRDRTRADTQVAAARSAVVSARRPQLEADLAQAEAAALKARAGLTLARQERDYATIVAPIEGIIGNRRVRTGDYVQPGTQLLTIVPLTSLYVVANFKETQTREMRPGQRVSVKVDALGGSRLTGRIDSFAPGSGSEFTLLPFEPGSGNFTKIVQRVAVRIRLDANQPELRNLRPGLSVNAEVDLESSH, translated from the coding sequence ATGAGCGAGGTGGAGACCGAGACGATGCCCCGGACGGGCCTGGCGCTCGCACGAGAGATGTTGGCGACTCATGCCGATCCGCCAATCGGCAAGACGCTCGAGTTCAGTCTCGTCGAGGTGGATGAGGGGCACGCGGTGTTCGCCGGTACGCCAGGTCGGCACGCCTATAATCCGATGGGTATCGTTCATGGCGGCTATGCTGCGACGCTGCTCGATTCCGCGTGCGGCATCGCGACGCTCACCCGGCTCCCCGAAGGCCACAAGTTCACGACGCTCGAGCTCAAGGTCGCCTATCACAAGGCCATGGACGAGCGCACCGGCCCTGTGAGGGCGGAAGCGACAGTAACGTCGATCGGCCGCAGGGGTGGCCTTTGCCGAAGGACGGCTTTGCGATGCCAGTGGCCGGCTTTTGGCGTCGGCGACCTCGACCCTGCTGGTGATAGCGCCATGAACGCGCACTCGGCGATCATGGCAGATGGCGATATGAATGTCGTCGCCGAGGCGCCGCTCGCTTCGAAGCGTTCGCGCAAGCCGCTGCTCGCCGGGGCCGTCGCGCTAGCGGTCGCAGCCGCCGGCACGGCCTGGCTGCTCGCCCCGCGTACGCACGAGAGCACTGACAACGCCTATCTCGAGGCGGATTCGACGGCGGTCGCGCCGCGGATCAGCGGCCAGGTTGCCGCGGTTCTCGTCCGCGACAATCAGCCGGTCCATGCCGGAGATCCACTACTGCGGATCGATTCGCAGGATTACGACGCCCGCCTGCTCGCGGCGCAAGCGGCGGTCGCTGATGCCCACGCGCAGGTGATGAGCGCACGCGCTGCGCTTGCAGCGCTCGACCCGCAGGAAGGGCTTGCGCTCGCCGAACGGCGCGCCGCGAGCACTGCGATCTCGGCTGCCGATGCGGAATACGCGCGGGCCTCGGCGGATAGCGTGCGGTTCCGGGAACTCGGCTCGCGCGGCTTCGCTACGCGCCGCGATGTCGAGCGGCTGAATGCCGCCGCCGTCAGCGCCGCGTCGCTGCGCGATCGCACGCGGGCCGACACGCAGGTAGCCGCGGCGCGTTCCGCGGTCGTCAGCGCCCGCCGCCCCCAGCTTGAGGCCGATCTCGCCCAGGCCGAGGCGGCCGCGCTGAAAGCCCGCGCGGGGCTGACGCTGGCCCGGCAGGAGCGAGACTATGCCACGATCGTCGCGCCGATTGAGGGCATCATCGGCAACCGCCGGGTGCGGACTGGGGATTACGTGCAGCCCGGCACCCAGCTCCTGACCATCGTACCGCTGACGTCGCTGTACGTCGTCGCCAACTTCAAAGAGACGCAAACGCGCGAAATGCGGCCCGGGCAGCGGGTGTCGGTCAAGGTCGATGCGCTCGGCGGGTCTCGGCTGACTGGCAGGATCGACAGCTTCGCTCCTGGGTCGGGCAGCGAGTTCACCCTCCTTCCCTTCGAGCCTGGGTCAGGCAATTTCACCAAGATTGTCCAGCGCGTGGCCGTTCGCATACGCCTGGATGCCAATCAGCCGGAACTCCGAAACCTGCGGCCCGGTCTCTCCGTCAACGCTGAAGTGGATCTGGAATCCAGCCACTGA
- a CDS encoding TetR/AcrR family transcriptional regulator: MREAANEIRAKGPDGVAVAGLMARAGLTHGGFYAHFASKDALVAEAVGTMFDDARRRSDMLDGGDDPRAALRDYLEFYLSTAHRDGRDRGCPLPALSGDIARTSGPARNRFAKGVVGLSSRLAGLLTSIGVDQPESEGNALLAQLVGAVSLARALGDRPESLAVLEDTKSRIIARFELDRT; the protein is encoded by the coding sequence TTGCGCGAAGCGGCGAACGAGATTCGCGCGAAAGGCCCGGACGGCGTGGCCGTTGCCGGGTTGATGGCCCGCGCCGGGCTGACCCACGGCGGGTTTTACGCTCACTTCGCGTCGAAGGACGCGCTGGTTGCCGAGGCAGTCGGAACCATGTTCGACGACGCCCGGCGGCGCTCGGACATGCTCGATGGCGGCGACGATCCGCGCGCCGCGTTGCGCGACTATCTGGAGTTTTACCTGTCGACGGCCCACCGCGACGGTCGTGACCGCGGCTGCCCGCTGCCCGCGCTCTCGGGCGACATCGCTCGTACCTCCGGTCCCGCGCGGAACCGATTCGCAAAGGGGGTTGTCGGCCTTTCGTCACGGCTCGCCGGTCTGCTCACGAGTATCGGCGTGGATCAGCCTGAGTCCGAAGGCAATGCCCTGCTTGCCCAGTTAGTCGGTGCTGTGTCGCTGGCCCGGGCGCTGGGTGATCGGCCTGAATCGTTGGCCGTTCTCGAAGACACCAAAAGCCGGATCATCGCCCGCTTCGAACTCGACCGGACATGA
- a CDS encoding DHA2 family efflux MFS transporter permease subunit — translation MASIPFNPASRAQRSPPLDDPATMSTGRKYLIFAVMAFGQFMALIDIQIVAASLNEVQAGLSAAPDEISWVQTAYLMAELVMIPFSAFLTQALSTRWVFALSAGLFTISSVLCGMAWNIESMIAFRALQGFVGGAMVPTVFSTGYVLFTGKQRAMIPAILGMVSVLAPTLGPTVGGWITDAWGWRWIFYINVVPGALVCIASLTLIRVDRANLSMLRRLDWVHLGSMAAFLAGLEYVLEEGPKNGWLDDSGIAVAVWLSLVSFVLFLERSFRSSGPIVVLTPFRNATFAFACVFNLVIGFGIYAGTYLVPLFLGRVRGYNASEIGTTVFISGIAQLLGVPLAAALSQRVDPRYVITAGLTLFAVGLWLFSFMTPEWGFAALFWPQVVRSFAIMLCIVPSVGLALGHFSGPQLRYASALFNLMRNLGGAIGIAVVTTWLNDFSRLHYLRLGEAMGASPREAESFVTGLTRYLHAYTPDPDRALQMAQSFFGRLAGREALTLAFDDVFRLMAYSFLAALVLVPLCRPAPIQPDAPSPKVAH, via the coding sequence GTGGCGTCGATCCCGTTCAATCCAGCTTCGAGGGCGCAAAGGTCGCCCCCGCTCGACGACCCGGCGACGATGTCGACCGGGCGCAAGTATCTCATCTTCGCGGTGATGGCGTTCGGCCAGTTCATGGCGCTCATCGACATCCAGATCGTCGCCGCTTCGCTCAACGAGGTCCAGGCGGGGCTGTCCGCAGCGCCCGACGAAATCAGTTGGGTCCAGACCGCCTACCTCATGGCCGAACTGGTCATGATCCCGTTTTCCGCCTTCCTCACCCAGGCGCTGTCGACGCGCTGGGTCTTCGCGCTTTCCGCGGGGCTGTTCACGATCTCCAGCGTGTTGTGCGGAATGGCGTGGAATATTGAATCGATGATCGCCTTCCGCGCGCTGCAGGGGTTCGTAGGCGGAGCGATGGTGCCAACGGTGTTCTCGACCGGCTACGTCCTGTTCACCGGCAAGCAGCGCGCGATGATCCCGGCCATTCTGGGTATGGTCTCGGTCCTTGCGCCGACGCTCGGGCCGACAGTCGGCGGCTGGATCACAGACGCGTGGGGCTGGCGGTGGATCTTCTACATTAACGTCGTCCCCGGCGCCCTCGTCTGCATCGCCAGCCTGACGCTGATCCGCGTCGACCGAGCGAACCTGTCGATGTTGCGTCGCCTCGACTGGGTTCACCTGGGATCGATGGCGGCGTTCCTCGCCGGGCTCGAATACGTGCTCGAGGAGGGGCCCAAGAATGGCTGGCTCGACGACAGCGGCATCGCGGTCGCGGTGTGGCTGTCGCTGGTCTCGTTTGTGCTGTTTCTCGAGCGATCGTTTCGCTCATCGGGCCCGATCGTGGTGCTGACCCCGTTTCGCAACGCGACATTTGCTTTTGCCTGCGTGTTCAACCTGGTGATCGGCTTCGGTATCTACGCCGGCACTTACCTGGTGCCGCTCTTCCTCGGCCGCGTCCGCGGCTACAACGCCAGCGAGATCGGCACGACCGTGTTCATCTCTGGCATCGCGCAACTGCTCGGGGTCCCGTTAGCTGCGGCCCTGTCCCAGCGGGTCGATCCGAGATACGTGATCACCGCCGGGTTGACGCTGTTCGCCGTGGGACTGTGGCTCTTCAGCTTCATGACCCCCGAGTGGGGTTTCGCGGCGCTGTTCTGGCCCCAGGTCGTGCGCAGCTTTGCGATCATGCTGTGCATCGTTCCTTCGGTGGGGCTGGCGCTCGGGCATTTTTCCGGTCCGCAACTGCGCTACGCATCGGCACTGTTCAACCTCATGCGCAATCTGGGCGGCGCAATCGGGATCGCGGTGGTCACCACCTGGCTGAATGACTTCAGTCGACTGCACTACCTGCGGTTGGGCGAAGCCATGGGCGCCTCGCCGCGCGAGGCCGAGAGCTTTGTGACCGGGTTGACGCGCTATCTCCACGCCTACACTCCCGACCCGGACCGGGCGCTCCAGATGGCTCAATCCTTCTTCGGCCGACTAGCGGGACGCGAAGCGCTAACCTTGGCCTTTGACGACGTCTTCCGCCTGATGGCGTACTCGTTCCTCGCCGCCCTC